One part of the Parabacteroides sp. FAFU027 genome encodes these proteins:
- a CDS encoding glycosyltransferase family 2 protein yields the protein MQSVSIIVPCYNEEAVIHESYSRLKRVLDGVTGYSTEIIFINDGSKDCTAEMLSAIAEQDKQVKVLHFSRNFGHQPAVTAGIHHCTSDLAIIIDADLQDPPELIPELLAVQQREQANVVYCVREKRQGESIFKKLTARVFYRSMNYLSEVKFPVDTGDFRLIDRAVMNEFCKFKEKGKYIRGIISWVGFKQVPFYYKRDARFAGETKYPLRKMLNFASTALLYFSTKPLKLSTSLGFIAVLIGIVYAIWTVLGKLLGFTHAISGWSSIIILVVFFGGVQLLTIGVLGQYIGILFDEVKDRPEYIIEKSENC from the coding sequence ATGCAGAGTGTCAGCATCATAGTGCCCTGTTACAACGAAGAGGCTGTTATCCATGAGTCCTACTCCCGCCTGAAACGGGTATTGGACGGAGTCACCGGTTACAGCACGGAAATCATTTTTATCAATGATGGCAGTAAGGACTGCACAGCGGAAATGCTCAGTGCGATTGCAGAGCAGGATAAGCAGGTGAAAGTGCTGCACTTCTCCCGTAATTTTGGCCATCAACCGGCAGTGACTGCCGGCATTCATCATTGTACGAGTGATTTGGCGATAATCATTGATGCCGATTTGCAGGATCCTCCCGAATTGATTCCTGAGCTGTTGGCGGTTCAGCAACGGGAACAGGCCAATGTGGTTTACTGTGTACGGGAAAAGCGCCAAGGGGAGAGCATTTTCAAAAAGCTTACGGCGAGAGTGTTTTACCGTAGCATGAACTACCTTTCGGAGGTGAAATTCCCGGTAGATACCGGTGATTTCCGACTGATCGACCGGGCTGTGATGAATGAATTCTGTAAATTCAAGGAGAAAGGAAAATATATCCGGGGAATTATCAGTTGGGTCGGTTTCAAACAGGTGCCGTTTTATTACAAGCGTGATGCCCGTTTTGCCGGTGAAACGAAATACCCGTTGCGGAAGATGCTGAATTTTGCCTCGACCGCACTGCTCTACTTTTCAACCAAACCGCTTAAGTTATCGACCAGTCTGGGATTTATTGCAGTCCTGATTGGGATAGTTTATGCGATATGGACCGTTTTGGGGAAATTGCTGGGCTTTACCCATGCGATCTCGGGCTGGAGCTCTATTATTATCCTGGTCGTATTTTTCGGCGGTGTCCAGCTGCTTACCATTGGGGTGTTGGGACAATATATCGGTATATTATTTGACGAGGTGAAAGACCGGCCCGAATACATCATCGAAAAATCGGAAAATTGCTGA
- a CDS encoding ArnT family glycosyltransferase yields the protein MNKLIESFKAFYFRNPYWTVFLVSALLTLPWLPLGEFYSKGEPREAALATYMLNSGNWILPTGYADEIAYKPPFMHWFIALFSLITGRVTEMTARMPSALGLIGISLGFFALAFKRKSPSRAILATLILVTGFEMHRSGIEARVDMFLSFFMISGLLAMYKWEEKELRGFPVLLPLLLGGAALVKGPVGILLPCLVFGIYLLLLQKYSLWKIIYKNVLVALPALAILLVWYVLAYQQAGEHFLQLVYAENFGRFLGQDKKALGISYDLGHKGPFWYYIPAIITGFLPWSLVLIFFLFIAPYRKMRNYFGSYKGQFFSKIAGLDRMLLFSIVSVVIILGFYAIPSSKRSVYIIPAYPFAAYLLTLLYEWVMENRPSLIRILNGVVLSVSGILLALVTIFYFVNLEGILSRFVHKQKSLYDIDLFSNGFQHPTFIGYVVWVILLAAFVYVWKIKRDRNIRIVLVSTLALYISTLFFLEGFAYPVYKNGHSSRPFAEQISTKYDLKGKTYVMNDLNSFFNPYGLNFYLGNYFRNFDKEQPSGGYFITADEYIGQIREKYKGKYQFVELERTPNANNDYQKVIVLYQIVKL from the coding sequence ATGAATAAACTAATAGAATCGTTTAAGGCTTTCTACTTTCGAAATCCATACTGGACAGTCTTTCTGGTCAGCGCGTTGCTCACCTTGCCCTGGTTGCCGTTGGGTGAATTCTATTCCAAGGGAGAACCGCGGGAGGCCGCATTAGCGACTTATATGCTGAATAGCGGCAACTGGATACTGCCCACAGGATATGCAGACGAGATTGCGTACAAGCCGCCTTTCATGCACTGGTTTATCGCCCTCTTTTCATTGATCACCGGACGAGTGACGGAAATGACTGCCCGGATGCCGTCGGCGCTGGGATTGATTGGGATTTCGCTGGGTTTCTTTGCGCTGGCATTCAAACGCAAATCTCCCTCTCGTGCTATTCTGGCTACATTGATCCTGGTGACCGGATTTGAAATGCACCGTTCGGGAATTGAAGCGCGCGTCGATATGTTTCTCTCGTTTTTCATGATCAGCGGACTGCTTGCGATGTACAAATGGGAAGAAAAGGAGCTGAGGGGATTTCCGGTACTTCTCCCGTTGTTGCTGGGAGGAGCCGCGTTGGTAAAAGGCCCGGTGGGGATTCTGTTGCCCTGTCTCGTATTTGGCATCTATCTGCTCCTGTTGCAGAAGTATTCCCTTTGGAAAATTATTTACAAAAACGTCCTGGTTGCGTTACCTGCACTGGCCATCCTGCTCGTGTGGTATGTATTGGCCTACCAGCAGGCCGGGGAACATTTCCTGCAACTGGTCTATGCCGAGAATTTCGGACGCTTTCTGGGTCAGGACAAGAAAGCTCTGGGTATATCTTATGATTTGGGGCACAAAGGTCCGTTTTGGTACTATATTCCGGCCATTATTACCGGATTCCTGCCCTGGTCACTGGTCTTAATCTTCTTTTTGTTTATTGCCCCGTACCGAAAAATGCGGAATTATTTCGGGTCATATAAAGGTCAGTTTTTCAGTAAAATAGCCGGGCTTGACAGGATGCTGCTGTTTAGTATCGTCTCTGTCGTAATTATTCTGGGCTTCTATGCGATACCTTCTTCCAAACGAAGCGTTTACATCATACCGGCTTATCCGTTTGCCGCTTACCTGCTGACCCTGCTCTACGAGTGGGTGATGGAAAACAGGCCTTCCCTGATCCGTATTCTGAACGGTGTTGTTCTCTCCGTTTCGGGTATATTACTGGCTTTGGTCACCATTTTCTATTTCGTGAACCTGGAAGGGATATTAAGTCGATTTGTTCACAAACAGAAGAGTTTGTATGATATCGATCTTTTTTCAAATGGCTTTCAGCATCCGACCTTTATCGGGTATGTTGTGTGGGTAATTCTCCTGGCTGCGTTTGTTTATGTCTGGAAAATAAAGAGAGACCGGAATATCCGGATTGTCCTTGTTTCGACACTGGCACTCTACATCAGTACGTTGTTTTTCCTGGAGGGATTTGCCTATCCGGTCTATAAGAACGGCCATTCGTCGCGGCCTTTCGCAGAGCAGATCAGCACGAAATATGACCTGAAGGGTAAAACCTATGTGATGAATGATTTGAACTCCTTTTTCAACCCTTACGGCCTTAATTTTTATCTGGGAAATTATTTCCGCAATTTTGATAAAGAGCAACCTTCCGGTGGCTATTTCATCACGGCAGATGAATACATCGGTCAGATCAGGGAGAAATACAAAGGAAAATACCAGTTTGTTGAACTAGAAAGAACACCTAATGCAAATAATGATTATCAAAAAGTCATCGTCTTATATCAAATCGTTAAACTCTGA
- a CDS encoding GtrA family protein, giving the protein MIIKKSSSYIKSLNSDTIQFVKYGMVGVLGLFIDLGIFYLLNKLLGVNYAVANVLSSSVAIVHNFLWNSHFTFKVTDRKLRRFLSFYLIAIIGMTISTGILAFLIDGLKLDSMIAKLIAVFIVAILQFFLNKKLTFRTR; this is encoded by the coding sequence ATGATTATCAAAAAGTCATCGTCTTATATCAAATCGTTAAACTCTGACACGATCCAGTTTGTTAAGTACGGCATGGTAGGAGTATTGGGGTTGTTTATCGACCTCGGGATTTTCTATTTGCTGAATAAATTGCTGGGTGTGAATTATGCCGTTGCGAATGTGCTCAGTTCATCGGTAGCCATTGTGCATAATTTCCTTTGGAACAGCCATTTTACCTTCAAGGTGACAGACCGGAAGCTCAGGCGTTTTCTGTCGTTCTATTTGATTGCTATAATCGGAATGACTATCAGTACGGGGATATTGGCTTTCTTGATTGATGGATTAAAACTCGATTCGATGATTGCTAAGTTGATCGCAGTGTTTATTGTCGCGATCCTCCAATTCTTCTTAAATAAAAAACTAACTTTTAGAACACGATAA
- a CDS encoding DUF2795 domain-containing protein: protein MYWTLELASKLEDAPWPATKDELIDFAMRSGAPLEVIENLQEMEDEGEVFECIEDIWPDYPSKEDFFFNEEEY, encoded by the coding sequence ATGTACTGGACGTTAGAATTAGCCTCGAAACTGGAAGATGCACCCTGGCCCGCGACTAAAGATGAATTAATCGACTTTGCCATGCGTTCAGGTGCTCCCCTCGAAGTAATTGAAAATCTTCAGGAGATGGAAGATGAAGGAGAGGTATTTGAATGTATAGAAGACATTTGGCCTGATTATCCGAGTAAGGAAGACTTTTTCTTCAACGAAGAAGAGTACTAA
- the lptB gene encoding LPS export ABC transporter ATP-binding protein produces MAEEQLVLRTENLVKKYKNRTVVNHVSINVKQGEIVGLMGPNGAGKTTTFYMSVGLITPNEGRIFLNDTDITQFPVYKRAQIGIGYLAQEASVFRKMTVEDNIRSVLEMTGKSKEYQKEKLESLISEFRLHKVRKNLGDRLSGGERRRTEIARCLAIDPKFIMLDEPFAGVDPIAVEDIQYIVAKLKDKNIGILITDHNAQETLNITDRAYLLFEGQILFQGTAEELAENPTVREKYLGKQFELKRKVF; encoded by the coding sequence ATGGCAGAAGAGCAATTGGTTCTCCGCACGGAAAACCTGGTGAAGAAATATAAAAACCGTACCGTTGTTAACCACGTTTCCATCAACGTAAAGCAAGGCGAAATTGTGGGTCTGATGGGTCCTAACGGTGCCGGTAAAACCACAACCTTCTACATGTCGGTAGGTCTGATTACGCCCAATGAAGGTCGTATTTTCCTCAACGATACCGATATCACCCAATTCCCCGTTTACAAACGTGCCCAGATCGGTATTGGCTACCTTGCCCAGGAAGCATCCGTCTTCCGCAAAATGACAGTCGAGGACAACATCCGTTCAGTACTCGAAATGACGGGTAAGAGCAAAGAGTACCAGAAAGAGAAACTCGAAAGCCTGATTTCGGAATTCCGTCTTCACAAAGTGCGTAAAAACCTGGGCGACCGTCTTTCGGGAGGAGAACGCCGACGTACGGAAATTGCCCGCTGTCTGGCTATCGACCCCAAATTCATCATGCTCGATGAGCCTTTCGCCGGTGTTGACCCCATCGCGGTAGAGGACATTCAATACATCGTTGCCAAGCTCAAAGACAAGAATATCGGCATCCTGATTACCGACCACAACGCCCAGGAGACGCTCAACATCACTGACCGGGCTTATCTGCTATTCGAAGGTCAGATCCTCTTCCAGGGTACAGCTGAGGAGCTGGCAGAAAACCCGACTGTGCGTGAAAAATACCTCGGCAAGCAGTTTGAACTGAAGCGAAAAGTCTTTTAA
- a CDS encoding ABC transporter ATP-binding protein — MIEIKHLFKSFETKDVLKDINAVFESGKTNLVIGQSGSGKTVLVKCIVGLETPEKGEILYNGRNLLNMKSRELKHLRSEIGMIFQGSALFDSMTVLENVMFPLNMFDRGTYASRLERARFCLERVNLKGADDLFPSEISGGMQKRVAIARAISLNPKYLICDEPNSGLDPKTSLLIDELISDITKEYNITTIINTHDMNSVMGIGENIVFVNKGILEWTGNKDGIFTSSNQTLNDFVFASDLFRKVKAAELTNHQNEG; from the coding sequence ATGATTGAGATTAAGCATTTATTTAAATCGTTTGAGACCAAGGATGTGCTCAAGGATATCAATGCAGTGTTTGAATCCGGGAAGACCAATCTTGTTATAGGACAGAGTGGCTCGGGTAAAACGGTTTTGGTAAAATGTATCGTCGGACTTGAAACTCCTGAAAAAGGGGAGATACTCTACAATGGCCGTAATCTGCTTAACATGAAATCGAGGGAACTCAAGCATCTGCGCAGTGAGATCGGGATGATATTCCAGGGGTCGGCGCTTTTTGACTCGATGACTGTTCTGGAGAATGTTATGTTTCCGTTGAATATGTTTGACCGGGGAACCTATGCCAGCCGACTGGAACGGGCCCGCTTTTGTCTGGAACGGGTGAATCTGAAAGGGGCTGATGATCTTTTCCCTTCAGAGATCAGTGGCGGTATGCAGAAGCGTGTTGCCATAGCACGCGCTATCTCTTTAAATCCCAAATACCTGATTTGTGATGAGCCCAATTCAGGACTGGATCCCAAAACCTCTTTGCTGATTGATGAGCTGATTTCCGATATTACCAAAGAATATAACATCACCACCATTATCAATACCCACGATATGAACTCGGTGATGGGAATTGGAGAGAATATTGTTTTCGTAAACAAAGGGATCCTGGAGTGGACGGGGAATAAAGACGGTATCTTTACCTCTTCCAACCAGACTTTGAATGACTTTGTCTTTGCTTCGGATCTTTTCCGCAAAGTTAAAGCGGCTGAACTGACTAATCACCAGAATGAGGGATAG
- a CDS encoding gamma carbonic anhydrase family protein produces the protein MALIRSVRGYEPKYGKNCFFAENATIIGDVIMGNDCSVWYNTVLRGDVNAIRIGNKVNIQDGSVLHTLYEKSQIHIEDNVSIGHNVTIHGATIKAGALIGMGSVILDHAVIGEGAIVAAGSVVTNNTVVEPGSIYAGVPAKFVKKVDPEQSKEINQKIANNYLMYASWYKEEDNSEISYM, from the coding sequence ATGGCATTAATACGTTCAGTAAGAGGTTACGAACCTAAATACGGCAAAAACTGCTTCTTTGCCGAAAACGCAACCATCATCGGCGATGTAATCATGGGTAATGATTGCAGCGTCTGGTACAATACCGTCCTTCGCGGCGATGTAAACGCTATCCGCATCGGCAACAAAGTAAACATCCAGGATGGATCTGTTCTGCATACGCTTTACGAGAAATCGCAAATCCACATCGAAGACAATGTCTCCATCGGCCACAACGTGACCATCCATGGAGCAACCATCAAAGCCGGAGCATTAATCGGCATGGGCTCGGTAATCCTGGACCATGCGGTAATCGGCGAAGGTGCTATCGTTGCTGCCGGTTCGGTGGTAACCAACAACACCGTGGTGGAACCGGGTTCTATTTACGCCGGTGTTCCCGCTAAATTCGTGAAAAAGGTAGATCCGGAACAATCCAAAGAAATCAACCAGAAAATCGCCAACAATTACCTGATGTACGCTTCGTGGTACAAGGAGGAAGATAACAGCGAAATCAGCTATATGTAA
- a CDS encoding MlaE family ABC transporter permease → MIRQSIHRFGEYVLLMARALTIPDRWSAFFKQLIKEMTKLGIDSIGIVLMISLFTGAVLCIQMNLNISSPFIPSYAVGMSTRDTLLLEFSSTIMCLILAGKVGSNIASEIGTMRVTEQIDALEIMGVNSANYLILPKIVALVVFVPVLVIFSVFSGIIGGYIVAFVTDMIPVAKFEYGVQSYFNEFYVWYGIYKSFVFAFIISSVASYFGYYARGGALEVGKASTNSVVASSVLILLFDVILTKLLLQ, encoded by the coding sequence ATGATCAGACAATCCATACATCGCTTTGGTGAATACGTCCTGTTGATGGCCCGTGCATTGACCATACCTGACCGCTGGAGCGCTTTTTTCAAACAGCTAATTAAAGAGATGACCAAGCTGGGGATCGACTCCATCGGTATTGTTTTGATGATTTCGTTGTTTACCGGGGCGGTGCTCTGTATTCAGATGAACCTGAATATCTCCTCTCCGTTTATCCCCTCTTATGCGGTGGGGATGTCCACCCGGGATACCTTGCTGCTTGAATTTTCTTCCACCATCATGTGTCTGATTCTGGCCGGTAAGGTGGGTTCAAACATTGCCTCCGAGATTGGCACCATGCGCGTGACCGAGCAGATTGACGCTCTCGAAATCATGGGCGTGAATTCAGCGAACTACCTGATTCTTCCAAAGATTGTGGCATTGGTCGTGTTCGTACCTGTGCTGGTGATTTTCAGTGTCTTCTCGGGGATCATCGGGGGGTACATTGTGGCATTCGTTACCGATATGATTCCTGTTGCCAAGTTTGAGTATGGGGTACAGAGCTATTTCAATGAATTCTATGTGTGGTACGGCATCTACAAATCCTTTGTTTTTGCCTTTATCATCAGCTCGGTAGCCTCTTATTTCGGCTATTATGCCAGAGGCGGTGCGCTTGAGGTGGGAAAAGCCAGTACCAACTCTGTGGTGGCGAGCAGCGTTTTGATATTGTTGTTTGACGTAATACTTACTAAACTTTTGCTGCAATGA
- a CDS encoding LTA synthase family protein: MKQRILLIIKFWLFFVTVFVLQKPVFMLLHPTTGLSFLNYLQVIRSGLTMDFATAGYLTVLPALLLTVSVFIRGKWIDSFLKIYSGIVIVLVSLIIVADINLFGHWNSHIDSTALFYLKSPSDATSSITFGMLFFCIIVVAGLSYLLIKGMKRYILNIAADLYPRGKKILQGATHLLLIGLLALAIRGGWGTSTMNVGHAYFSTNVFLNQSAVNPCFNLFYSLTHVNNIEYKYLKKEEAVKIAVSLTRPVNDVNTAQLLNTKRPNIVVIVLESFSGVVVEKLGGIKGITPRFDKMADEGIFFTNYYANGFRTDRGLLSILSGMPSLPTTTLLVHPEKLNHLPSISGSLKKHGYDIQFLYGGDVNFANMRQHFICSGFDKILSDESFPASASRSRWGLRDHELFNRLENEISTEPKQPFMKMALTLSSHEPFDVPFQKFEDRYLNAIAYTDSCLGHFIDDLKKSPAWKNTLVIMLPDHNALYPATLLNSSPKRFRIPMLWMGGAIKQPMRIDTLASQTDLAATLLGQMDIPAREFTFSHNFMQKNSPKYAFYTFSGGFGLVTPESQVSFDCNSNGIISGRGRNITKAKREGQALLQYLLYDFNRR, translated from the coding sequence ATGAAACAACGGATTCTCCTGATCATTAAATTCTGGCTCTTCTTCGTGACGGTTTTTGTTTTGCAGAAGCCAGTTTTCATGTTGTTGCATCCCACTACAGGACTCTCGTTCCTGAATTATCTTCAGGTAATCCGGAGCGGTCTGACCATGGACTTTGCAACCGCCGGATACCTGACCGTTTTACCGGCTCTGCTTTTGACCGTTTCCGTTTTCATACGGGGGAAATGGATTGACTCCTTTCTCAAAATATATTCGGGCATCGTTATTGTGCTGGTCTCATTAATAATTGTGGCCGATATCAACCTTTTCGGGCACTGGAACAGCCACATAGACAGCACGGCGCTTTTCTACCTGAAATCACCCTCTGACGCCACTTCCAGCATCACCTTCGGTATGTTGTTTTTCTGTATCATCGTGGTCGCTGGTCTTTCTTACCTGTTGATAAAAGGGATGAAGCGATACATCCTGAATATCGCTGCCGACCTCTATCCAAGAGGAAAAAAGATACTTCAGGGGGCAACACACCTGCTTCTGATCGGGTTGCTTGCTCTGGCTATCCGTGGCGGCTGGGGAACCTCAACGATGAACGTCGGGCATGCCTACTTCAGCACCAACGTTTTCCTCAACCAGTCCGCGGTCAATCCCTGTTTCAATCTCTTTTACTCATTGACCCATGTCAATAACATCGAATATAAGTATCTTAAAAAAGAAGAAGCGGTAAAGATTGCAGTTTCACTGACACGTCCGGTAAACGATGTCAATACGGCCCAGTTGCTTAACACGAAACGCCCGAATATTGTGGTGATTGTACTGGAAAGCTTTTCGGGAGTCGTAGTGGAGAAACTGGGCGGTATCAAAGGAATTACACCCCGGTTTGACAAGATGGCCGATGAAGGGATTTTCTTCACCAACTATTATGCCAACGGTTTCCGCACCGACCGCGGGTTACTCTCCATCCTGAGCGGCATGCCTTCGTTGCCCACCACTACCCTGCTGGTACATCCGGAGAAGCTCAATCATCTGCCCTCCATTTCCGGAAGCCTGAAAAAGCACGGATACGATATCCAGTTTCTTTACGGTGGTGACGTGAACTTTGCCAATATGCGCCAGCACTTTATTTGCTCGGGCTTTGACAAGATACTTTCAGACGAATCGTTCCCCGCCTCGGCCAGCCGTTCCCGCTGGGGGCTTCGTGACCATGAGCTATTCAACCGTCTGGAAAATGAGATTTCAACAGAACCCAAACAGCCGTTTATGAAAATGGCATTGACGCTGAGCAGCCACGAGCCGTTTGACGTTCCCTTCCAGAAGTTTGAGGACAGATACCTCAACGCGATTGCATACACCGACTCTTGTCTCGGACATTTCATCGACGACCTGAAGAAGAGTCCGGCCTGGAAAAATACGCTGGTTATCATGTTACCCGACCACAACGCGCTCTATCCGGCTACCCTGCTCAATAGTTCACCCAAACGCTTCAGGATCCCGATGCTCTGGATGGGCGGAGCCATCAAACAGCCCATGCGCATTGACACGCTGGCCTCACAAACCGACCTTGCCGCTACATTACTGGGACAAATGGATATTCCGGCCAGGGAGTTCACCTTCAGCCACAACTTTATGCAGAAAAACAGCCCAAAATATGCTTTTTACACCTTCTCCGGTGGTTTCGGATTAGTAACCCCGGAGAGTCAGGTCTCCTTCGACTGCAATTCAAACGGAATTATCTCAGGCAGAGGCCGCAACATCACCAAAGCAAAGAGAGAGGGCCAGGCGCTGCTGCAATATTTACTCTACGATTTTAACCGCAGGTAG
- a CDS encoding aminopeptidase P family protein, whose protein sequence is MSVIPQRIKQLRDAMHAKGLNAYIIPSTDPHIGEYIPDRWKSREWISGFDGSAGTVVITLDNAGLWTDSRYFLQGEMQLEGSGIQLFRAGLPDTPDILEWLTLNLSPNSTVGIDGNVFTTNEVKRIESALAVKTINLSTDFDLIEEIRTDRPSVPGEGIFELPVEYAGASASDKINAVRTALKENGANLMIVTALDEIAWVFNIRGNDVECNPVAVAYAVITESQSILFTDAKKISSELYEHFDREGITTADYGKISGFLGQLPSQATILFDGNRVNYGLCKAIPAHCRIVEALSPVALLKAVKNETEIEGFRNAMIKDGVALTRFNIWLEENLHTREITELDIAEKLYEFRDEQELFVGESFSPIVSYGEHGAIVHYHPTLETNTPIAPKGFLLIDSGGQYFDGTTDITRTHVLGEISDRMRKDFTLVLKGHIALASCRFPQGTRGSQLDILARQALWNEGLNYLHGTGHGIGHFLNVHEGPQSIRMEENPVKLQPGMVMSNEPAFYRNGEYGLRTENVVLIKEDIETPFGKFYCFETLTLFPIDKAAIDKTLLTEKEIQWINDYHTTVFEKLSPMLEAHEVEWLSQKTTAL, encoded by the coding sequence ATGTCTGTAATTCCCCAACGAATAAAGCAGTTGCGCGACGCCATGCACGCCAAAGGCCTCAACGCATACATCATCCCTAGTACTGATCCTCATATTGGCGAATATATCCCCGACCGTTGGAAATCCCGCGAATGGATCTCCGGCTTTGACGGTTCCGCAGGTACTGTAGTAATTACGCTTGATAATGCAGGTCTCTGGACCGATTCCCGCTATTTCCTGCAGGGAGAAATGCAACTCGAAGGTTCAGGCATTCAGCTTTTCAGGGCCGGACTACCCGATACGCCTGACATTTTGGAATGGCTGACATTAAATCTCTCACCAAACAGTACGGTCGGTATCGACGGGAATGTTTTTACGACTAACGAAGTCAAACGAATCGAATCGGCATTAGCCGTCAAAACAATAAATCTCTCTACCGACTTTGACCTGATTGAAGAGATACGAACGGATCGTCCTTCTGTTCCCGGAGAAGGCATTTTCGAACTTCCGGTTGAATATGCCGGTGCTTCAGCTTCTGATAAAATCAACGCCGTCCGGACAGCATTGAAGGAAAACGGAGCCAATCTGATGATTGTCACCGCCCTCGATGAAATTGCCTGGGTATTCAATATCCGGGGAAATGATGTGGAGTGCAATCCGGTAGCGGTTGCCTATGCCGTTATTACCGAATCGCAAAGCATTCTTTTCACCGATGCGAAAAAGATCAGCAGCGAACTCTACGAGCACTTTGACCGGGAAGGAATCACCACCGCCGATTACGGCAAAATCAGCGGATTTCTGGGCCAATTACCATCACAGGCGACAATCCTCTTTGACGGAAACCGGGTCAATTATGGCCTGTGCAAAGCCATTCCAGCCCATTGCCGCATCGTGGAAGCACTGTCACCTGTTGCTCTGCTTAAAGCGGTAAAGAACGAGACTGAAATCGAAGGATTCCGAAACGCCATGATCAAAGACGGTGTAGCGCTTACCCGTTTCAACATCTGGCTGGAAGAAAACCTGCATACAAGAGAAATCACGGAACTCGATATTGCTGAAAAACTTTACGAATTCCGCGATGAACAGGAGCTGTTTGTCGGAGAGAGCTTTTCCCCGATTGTCAGTTACGGGGAACACGGCGCTATTGTCCACTACCATCCGACTCTTGAAACCAACACCCCCATTGCTCCGAAAGGATTTCTATTGATAGATTCCGGCGGCCAGTACTTTGACGGAACTACTGATATCACCCGCACTCATGTATTGGGGGAAATCTCTGACCGGATGAGAAAAGACTTTACGCTGGTACTGAAAGGGCACATTGCATTGGCCTCTTGTCGTTTTCCTCAGGGTACACGTGGCTCGCAACTTGACATACTGGCACGTCAGGCACTCTGGAACGAAGGGCTGAACTACCTCCACGGCACAGGCCACGGTATCGGCCATTTCCTCAACGTGCATGAAGGTCCTCAAAGCATCCGTATGGAAGAAAATCCGGTAAAACTGCAACCGGGCATGGTGATGTCAAACGAGCCGGCCTTTTACCGTAACGGAGAATACGGCCTTCGCACCGAAAATGTGGTGCTGATCAAAGAAGATATCGAAACGCCTTTCGGCAAATTCTACTGCTTCGAAACCCTGACCCTTTTCCCCATTGATAAAGCGGCAATCGACAAAACTCTCTTGACCGAAAAAGAGATTCAGTGGATCAATGACTACCACACCACGGTATTTGAAAAACTAAGTCCGATGTTGGAAGCCCACGAAGTCGAATGGCTCAGTCAAAAAACCACTGCATTGTAG
- a CDS encoding cob(I)yrinic acid a,c-diamide adenosyltransferase: MKKSNVYTKTGDKGTTSLVGGTRVMKSDTRLEAYGSIDELNAFLGLLNCDIEDATLKELFLFIQRKLFTVGAILATEDDATAQKYGCKISEEDVKRLEEAIDVMDAALPRLKLFTIPGGNKPGALAHVCRTVCRRAERRIIALNELNPVSNELMVFVNRLSDLLFVLSRKLVLDENQEEIFWSND, from the coding sequence ATAAAAAAAAGCAACGTATATACAAAGACAGGGGATAAAGGGACAACTTCCCTGGTAGGAGGGACCCGGGTGATGAAGTCCGATACCCGATTGGAGGCCTACGGCTCCATTGATGAGTTGAACGCCTTCCTCGGACTACTCAATTGTGATATTGAAGATGCAACGCTGAAAGAGCTCTTTCTCTTTATTCAGCGGAAATTATTTACGGTCGGGGCTATCCTGGCTACTGAAGATGATGCTACCGCTCAGAAATATGGGTGTAAGATCTCAGAGGAGGATGTGAAGCGACTGGAAGAGGCTATCGATGTGATGGATGCAGCATTGCCCAGACTGAAGCTCTTTACCATTCCCGGGGGGAATAAGCCGGGCGCACTGGCTCATGTCTGCCGGACGGTGTGTCGCAGAGCGGAGCGCCGCATTATCGCCCTGAATGAGTTGAATCCAGTCAGCAATGAATTGATGGTTTTCGTCAATCGACTCTCTGATTTGCTGTTTGTTCTCTCCCGGAAGCTGGTTCTTGATGAAAATCAGGAGGAAATTTTCTGGTCAAATGATTGA